The proteins below are encoded in one region of Ricinus communis isolate WT05 ecotype wild-type chromosome 6, ASM1957865v1, whole genome shotgun sequence:
- the LOC8266728 gene encoding agmatine hydroxycinnamoyltransferase 1, with the protein MDVRIESIQTVKPIYDGICPPILHFIPLSVFDKFTYNTHAAFCFAYRPPTPPNEIIVYGLKRALSEYREFAGRLWEDEEGDPVILLNDKGMKLVEASVDSRLDQVMPMEPSPVSFGLYPSLNDVEELLQVQLTRFTCGSLVVAIRSHHFVADGQATIDFLLNWGRATRGLDMSPLPLHDRSIFVPRDPPQFEFQHRGVGFIKELVKDCPNHKDNRSVDDIIVHRVNFTLDFLSKIKAMASASSNGNSYNNKPYSTYVSLTAHLWRAMTKARGLGGLETTHVIVSVNGRKRMVPRVPNEYFGNVVLWAFPSGRINDILQKPLPYAGKEGSHESHYEVEQQVCSVP; encoded by the coding sequence ATGGATGTGAGAATAGAGAGTATTCAAACAGTTAAGCCAATTTATGATGGCATTTGTCCTCCAATCTTACACTTCATTCCTCTAAGTGTATTTGATAAGTTTACCTACAACACCCACGCAGCTTTTTGTTTTGCCTATCGTCCACCAACACCACCTAATGAAATCATTGTTTATGGTCTCAAAAGGGCATTGTCAGAATACAGGGAGTTTGCAGGAAGACTATGGGAAGATGAGGAAGGTGATCCTGTCAttcttttaaatgataaaggGATGAAGCTAGTCGAAGCATCGGTGGATAGCAGGCTTGATCAGGTCATGCCCATGGAGCCATCCCCTGTTTCATTTGGCCTTTATCCTAGCTTGAACGATGTGGAGGAGCTACTGCAAGTTCAGCTCACAAGGTTCACTTGTGGGTCATTGGTTGTTGCCATTAGAAGCCATCATTTCGTGGCTGATGGGCAAGCCACCATCGATTTTCTCTTGAATTGGGGGAGAGCTACTCGAGGACTTGACATGAGCCCACTTCCTTTACACGATCGATCCATTTTTGTACCTCGAGATCCTCCTCAATTCGAGTTCCAACATAGAGGAGTTGGGTTCATAAAAGAATTGGTCAAAGATTGTCCTAATCACAAAGATAACAGATCTGTTGATGACATCATTGTACACAGAGTTAATTTTACACTGGACTTCCTTTCCAAGATTAAAGCCATGGCTTCTGCATCGTCAAATGGAAATAGCTATAACAACAAGCCTTATAGCACTTACGTGAGCTTGACTGCTCATCTATGGCGAGCTATGACAAAGGCTCGTGGACTCGGCGGATTAGAAACGACCCATGTCATAGTCTCGGTTAATGGTCGTAAGAGAATGGTTCCTAGAGTACCCAATGAGTACTTTGGGAACGTGGTGCTATGGGCATTTCCAAGTGGCAGGATTAATGATATATTGCAAAAGCCATTGCCTTATGCAG